In one window of Oceanispirochaeta sp. M1 DNA:
- a CDS encoding pitrilysin family protein, with protein sequence MFLKADKQDNPDSINTLSDPYHLTIHTLANGLTLYLSCTNYKPRIETRVVIKAGSAQDPHESTGAAHILEHLMFKGSESIGVLQRPEEKKVLDEIKASFEELRSMGDGDERSQQFKKIDALNQKASSLSLPGEYDRILSHLGARGVNAYTGIGETVYKCDIPSIELERWIKLESERFSRPVIRSFLTEIEAIFEEFNQDLDDDFSRARDLLLSGLFPGHEYGSHTILGKKEHIKAPSLEKIEEFRNTWYRPEHMAICLAGDFDRKEALALIEESWGSWNPPASGHPIPSIKKAPKLRGHHKKTLKGADSEFSMTGFRFGGVRSEDFYPLVMLDLILNNSQAGLIDLNLVQKQKILEGGSSLSSTGEYSWFVLYGTPGPGQSLGTVHRLLMKQIDLIKKGKFDRRLLSGVIKFLEIEQIQDLESNQIVNAFVDCFSEGISWTEYLGRLDRLRILTGDDLVQFVREKFKDAYVRVDKKEGEDTTVELVDKPEISALKIDYEQESSYFRTLREKNPGYQRPLFPDYKSKLHHGSITESISLSCCANTNNDLFELTFIFPEGKSASPWLPVAGDYFTYLGTPDMSPEKLQKEAFLLGIDLSFQVDLERSVFSVYGKDEDFEKALVYVQNLIRRGVGDRKSYRKYIQGLLKRRQDAKLSKKVLLMGGLYSWGLYGADSPFRDILSEKELKSHNADTLTSEMKRLFDLPHRVFYYGKRRSSELRTLLCDFHPGTLSTPQPLREKQIYKEKDGENKIFFTHHDMVQAEIFRLAPQSVFDSGQLASISLFNEFFGAGLNSIFFQEIRDARGLAYTAYSSISVPEFPQNRHIIQSYLGTQADKLPEAIAEMDRLFLTVPAEGRLFDEARTALLKSQSSDRITDSDIFWSWWEANELGLDTEYRSRVFRDLENYSYPAMEEYFRDSVIPLESNILILGNKEELDFKVLEKRGQITELSPEELFNY encoded by the coding sequence ATGTTTTTGAAAGCTGATAAACAGGATAATCCTGATTCTATAAATACCCTGTCAGATCCCTATCATCTGACTATACATACATTAGCCAACGGGCTGACCCTCTATCTCTCGTGTACAAATTATAAACCCAGAATAGAGACCCGAGTTGTAATCAAGGCAGGTTCTGCTCAGGACCCTCATGAATCAACAGGGGCCGCTCATATCCTTGAACATCTGATGTTTAAGGGCTCCGAGTCTATCGGTGTTCTACAGAGGCCCGAGGAAAAGAAAGTTCTTGATGAGATCAAAGCCTCCTTTGAAGAACTTCGAAGTATGGGTGACGGAGATGAACGGAGTCAACAGTTTAAGAAGATCGATGCCTTGAATCAGAAGGCTTCCAGCCTCAGTCTCCCTGGTGAGTATGACAGAATACTTTCCCATCTGGGAGCCAGGGGTGTAAATGCCTATACGGGTATCGGGGAAACCGTTTATAAATGCGATATCCCCTCCATAGAGCTGGAGCGCTGGATAAAACTTGAATCAGAGCGATTTTCAAGACCGGTCATCCGTTCTTTCCTTACTGAAATTGAAGCCATATTTGAAGAATTTAATCAGGATCTTGATGATGACTTTTCAAGAGCAAGAGATCTTCTGCTCTCGGGACTCTTTCCCGGGCATGAATACGGCAGTCATACCATTCTGGGTAAGAAGGAGCATATCAAGGCTCCCTCACTGGAGAAAATAGAAGAATTCAGGAACACCTGGTACCGACCGGAGCATATGGCAATTTGCCTTGCAGGTGATTTTGACCGCAAGGAAGCACTGGCTCTTATTGAAGAGAGCTGGGGCAGTTGGAATCCTCCTGCATCCGGCCATCCCATCCCTTCCATCAAAAAGGCTCCAAAGCTCAGAGGGCATCATAAAAAGACTCTGAAAGGTGCAGATTCAGAATTTTCCATGACAGGATTCCGTTTTGGCGGAGTCCGCAGTGAAGACTTCTATCCCCTTGTAATGCTGGACCTTATTCTAAATAACAGTCAGGCCGGCCTGATTGACCTGAACCTGGTACAGAAACAGAAGATTCTTGAAGGCGGAAGCAGTCTCAGCAGTACCGGAGAATACAGCTGGTTTGTACTCTACGGTACACCCGGGCCGGGACAGTCTCTTGGAACTGTTCACCGTCTCCTGATGAAACAGATTGATCTGATCAAGAAGGGGAAATTCGACCGGCGTCTGCTGTCAGGTGTAATTAAGTTTCTGGAGATTGAGCAGATTCAGGATCTTGAATCCAATCAGATCGTCAACGCCTTTGTCGACTGCTTTTCCGAAGGGATCAGCTGGACTGAATATCTGGGCCGCCTGGACAGACTGAGGATTCTCACTGGAGATGACCTTGTGCAGTTTGTTCGTGAGAAATTTAAGGATGCCTATGTTCGTGTGGATAAAAAAGAGGGCGAAGATACTACGGTAGAGCTTGTGGATAAGCCTGAAATCTCAGCATTAAAAATTGATTATGAACAGGAATCCTCCTACTTCAGGACGCTTAGAGAGAAGAACCCCGGGTACCAGCGGCCATTATTTCCGGATTATAAAAGCAAACTCCACCATGGCAGCATCACTGAGTCTATCAGTCTGAGCTGTTGTGCCAATACAAATAATGATCTCTTCGAATTGACCTTTATCTTTCCCGAAGGGAAGAGTGCATCACCCTGGCTCCCAGTTGCCGGAGATTATTTTACATATCTCGGTACTCCGGATATGAGTCCGGAAAAGCTTCAGAAAGAGGCATTTCTCCTGGGGATCGATCTCTCTTTTCAGGTTGACCTGGAACGTTCAGTTTTTTCTGTTTACGGAAAGGATGAAGATTTTGAAAAAGCTCTTGTCTATGTTCAGAATCTGATCCGCCGGGGAGTGGGAGACAGAAAAAGCTACAGGAAATATATTCAAGGTCTTTTAAAGAGAAGGCAGGATGCCAAGCTCAGTAAAAAAGTACTCCTAATGGGAGGGCTTTATTCCTGGGGACTCTACGGAGCCGATTCTCCTTTCCGTGACATTCTTTCGGAGAAAGAACTTAAGTCTCATAATGCGGATACCCTCACTTCTGAAATGAAACGTCTGTTTGATCTCCCTCATAGAGTATTCTATTACGGAAAACGTAGATCCTCCGAGCTGCGGACTCTTTTATGTGATTTTCATCCCGGTACACTTTCAACTCCGCAGCCCCTTCGTGAGAAACAAATATACAAAGAGAAGGATGGAGAGAACAAGATTTTCTTTACCCATCACGATATGGTTCAGGCTGAGATTTTCAGGCTGGCACCTCAGTCGGTGTTTGATTCGGGACAGCTGGCATCTATCTCACTATTCAACGAGTTTTTCGGAGCCGGGCTGAACTCAATTTTCTTTCAGGAGATCAGAGATGCCCGCGGACTGGCCTATACGGCCTATTCAAGCATTTCTGTTCCCGAGTTTCCTCAGAACAGACATATTATTCAGAGCTATCTCGGGACTCAGGCGGATAAACTTCCCGAAGCTATTGCCGAAATGGATCGTTTGTTTTTAACTGTTCCGGCGGAGGGCCGGCTGTTTGATGAGGCGAGAACAGCTCTTCTGAAGAGCCAGTCATCTGACAGAATCACCGATTCAGATATTTTCTGGAGCTGGTGGGAGGCAAATGAGCTGGGTCTGGATACTGAATACAGAAGCCGGGTCTTCAGGGATCTGGAGAATTATTCATATCCCGCCATGGAGGAGTACTTCCGAGATTCGGTTATTCCTCTGGAGAGCAATATTCTTATACTCGGTAATAAAGAGGAACTGGATTTCAAGGTACTGGAGAAAAGAGGTCAGATCACAGAACTCAGTCCTGAAGAACTGTTTAATTATTGA
- a CDS encoding pitrilysin family protein, with translation MKNHRRFIIILIFLFILQPFIWSEGQSDRIPQNPKMINGTLENGMKYYIQQNDNPRDRAILRLAVNAGSLMEEDDQLGMAHFLEHMAFNGTEEYAENDLVRFLQSIGMQFGPDINAHTSFDETVYKLMIPLDQPDNLDTGLNILEQWAFHMNLNTDDVEEERGIIHEEWRRGLGASRRMMDTAYPQIMYKSLYGERLPIGTEESILNCTPESIRRFYKEWYRPDLMAIVAVGDFDPRQMEQDIITRFSEYKNPERPKERTEPEVPDHMETVFTNQSDPEATWTAAVIFNKIDNEESRLREDYRTELMEDLYLVLFNNRLEDLQNGPEPPFTYSYVDFSSMTRPKSFHTMTVVTADGALYDGFETILTEEKRIRDHGFTATELARAKKQLYSRIFTAYNNRNNRESVEIASEYINYFLNGTPAPGIEYLWDVFNEYIETISLEDIHKRTQLWLTESNRVIYTMSPSGDDREAVDPVKLSGINYKISQTATEALEERTVSTSLLEELPEPGTITERKKLEAAGAEEWTLSNGAKVVLKKTDFKENEILFSSMSPGGVSLAEDNDYLSASFASQIIQRSGIGAFSMLDLDRALAGSTAGLQPVISEMSSGTRGSSTREDLETLFQLNYLYFTSPRLDKESWSSYKSRMADSLRNRDSNPMTQYSDLLIKLLYKDHVRSRPLKEEVLDDIDDHKAFEFYKERYTQASNFTFFITGSYDEEQIIPLVEKYVASLPNNGSKENWVDRDLRYPKGEIRESISSGQDPVSYVTMIYPGEWEWSSRETQLIQAVADSLQMVITEEVRESASGTYSPSVSVTPARVPYEDYYFMISFSCDPERTEELTNLVKEVINNLKNGDIEDRIIKDVIKARSVILEEQLRKNSYWLSRMERNYFLKLPAEEIPPVNELEDYYSKELMQERMNRYFSDEDNIEVILYPAE, from the coding sequence ATGAAAAACCATAGAAGATTTATCATAATATTAATATTTCTTTTTATTCTGCAACCATTTATCTGGTCTGAAGGTCAGAGTGACCGGATTCCCCAAAATCCGAAAATGATTAATGGAACCCTTGAAAACGGGATGAAGTACTACATCCAGCAGAATGACAATCCACGAGACCGGGCGATCCTTCGCCTGGCAGTAAATGCAGGTTCTCTTATGGAAGAGGATGATCAGCTTGGAATGGCACACTTTCTGGAACATATGGCTTTCAACGGAACAGAGGAATATGCCGAAAATGATCTGGTCCGCTTCTTACAGAGCATCGGGATGCAGTTCGGCCCCGATATCAATGCTCACACATCCTTTGATGAAACTGTCTATAAACTGATGATCCCCCTGGACCAGCCTGACAATCTGGATACTGGTCTGAATATCCTTGAACAATGGGCCTTTCATATGAATCTGAACACAGATGATGTGGAAGAAGAGAGGGGCATTATTCATGAGGAGTGGCGTCGCGGTCTGGGGGCATCCCGCCGTATGATGGATACCGCCTATCCTCAGATAATGTACAAATCCCTCTATGGAGAAAGACTCCCCATCGGAACTGAAGAATCTATTTTAAATTGTACTCCCGAATCTATACGGCGCTTCTATAAAGAGTGGTACCGTCCGGATCTGATGGCCATTGTGGCTGTGGGTGACTTTGATCCCCGGCAAATGGAACAGGATATAATAACCCGTTTCAGTGAATACAAGAATCCTGAACGTCCCAAAGAAAGAACTGAACCTGAAGTTCCAGACCATATGGAGACTGTATTTACCAATCAGAGTGATCCCGAGGCTACCTGGACCGCCGCCGTTATCTTCAACAAGATTGACAATGAAGAGTCGAGACTGAGAGAAGACTATAGAACAGAGCTGATGGAAGATCTCTATCTGGTCCTGTTCAACAACAGACTGGAAGACCTTCAGAACGGCCCCGAACCTCCCTTCACATACAGCTATGTGGACTTTTCCAGCATGACCCGCCCCAAGAGTTTTCACACAATGACAGTGGTCACCGCCGACGGGGCGCTATACGACGGTTTTGAAACCATACTTACAGAAGAGAAAAGGATACGGGACCATGGCTTCACCGCAACTGAACTTGCGCGGGCTAAAAAACAGCTCTACTCCCGTATATTCACAGCTTATAATAATAGAAATAACCGTGAGTCTGTGGAGATTGCCAGTGAATATATAAACTACTTTCTAAATGGCACCCCGGCACCGGGGATTGAGTATCTCTGGGATGTCTTTAATGAGTATATAGAGACCATCAGCCTGGAGGATATACACAAAAGGACACAGCTCTGGCTGACCGAATCCAACAGAGTCATCTATACGATGTCCCCTTCGGGTGATGACAGAGAAGCTGTGGACCCCGTCAAACTCTCAGGCATCAACTATAAGATAAGCCAGACAGCAACAGAGGCTCTTGAAGAGAGAACTGTCAGCACATCACTCCTGGAAGAGCTGCCCGAACCCGGAACCATCACAGAGCGGAAAAAGCTGGAAGCTGCAGGTGCCGAAGAGTGGACCCTCAGCAACGGTGCAAAAGTTGTTCTGAAAAAAACTGATTTTAAGGAAAACGAAATACTCTTTTCATCCATGTCTCCCGGTGGAGTATCCCTCGCAGAAGACAATGATTACCTGTCTGCCTCATTCGCCTCACAGATTATCCAGAGAAGCGGTATCGGGGCATTCTCAATGCTTGACCTGGACCGGGCTCTGGCAGGTTCAACTGCTGGTCTGCAGCCTGTAATATCCGAAATGAGCAGCGGAACAAGAGGAAGCAGTACCCGTGAAGATCTGGAGACCCTGTTTCAGCTGAATTATCTCTATTTCACATCTCCCCGTCTTGATAAAGAGAGCTGGAGTTCCTATAAGAGCCGCATGGCCGACAGCCTTCGAAACAGGGATTCCAATCCCATGACACAGTATTCTGATCTACTTATTAAACTTCTGTATAAGGATCATGTCAGAAGCCGTCCTCTGAAGGAGGAAGTGCTGGATGATATCGATGACCATAAAGCCTTTGAGTTCTATAAAGAGCGTTATACACAGGCTTCCAACTTCACATTTTTCATCACAGGAAGCTATGATGAAGAGCAGATAATTCCATTAGTGGAAAAATATGTTGCCTCACTTCCCAACAACGGCAGCAAAGAGAACTGGGTCGACAGAGATCTTCGCTATCCCAAAGGAGAGATCAGAGAGAGCATTTCCAGCGGACAGGACCCTGTCAGCTATGTCACAATGATCTATCCTGGAGAATGGGAATGGAGCAGCAGGGAAACTCAGCTTATCCAGGCTGTTGCCGACTCACTGCAGATGGTTATTACAGAAGAGGTTCGAGAAAGTGCATCGGGAACCTACAGCCCCTCGGTCTCTGTGACTCCAGCAAGAGTTCCCTATGAAGATTACTATTTTATGATCTCATTCTCCTGTGATCCGGAGAGGACAGAAGAACTGACCAATCTGGTAAAAGAAGTAATCAACAATCTCAAAAATGGAGATATTGAAGACAGAATTATTAAGGATGTCATCAAGGCAAGATCCGTAATACTGGAAGAACAGCTCAGGAAGAACAGCTACTGGCTTTCCAGAATGGAGCGGAATTACTTCCTGAAGCTTCCGGCGGAGGAAATTCCCCCGGTAAATGAACTGGAAGATTATTACAGCAAAGAGTTGATGCAGGAGCGGATGAACAGATACTTTTCTGATGAAGATAATATTGAAGTGATTCTCTATCCTGCCGAGTAG
- a CDS encoding BamA/TamA family outer membrane protein — MKLLNKFKRKLLLLFLLTLSFSLWAEEIVIREINFVGLKRTKEKTALQIVRPVEIGDLYSKESESIIIQELREAGIFNPEITTEVTFDGQEAIITVNLKDRWTLIPIPIFSFSQNGAWRVGVLGIEGNLLGYNKTLGLGFFYGSEGWSLLSFYSDSIFLGTDMTFSSSVNLGLNETTDENVNEETIRSYQSDEIRLGVSLEYPFTEELSFTTGWAYDRSVLRDESAVATGLDNLNSTGLSGVLKWKDIYYDIPYEYGLLASINYGWNWGLQETENYQKIIGKFKWGLNPAWKHLFLITADTGFSQNLPVQSQFRLGGAPGSLVLPMGRIAAEEYAKASAVYNIPLWYFPGGTLSMKAFYEAGYYKSDLINQTLFHGPGTGIEIFINNLAIPALQFNIAWNLETGRYQFTAGVGMGGGAPD; from the coding sequence ATGAAACTTTTAAACAAATTCAAAAGAAAGCTACTTTTATTATTTTTATTAACCCTATCCTTCAGTCTGTGGGCAGAAGAAATAGTAATTAGAGAAATTAATTTCGTTGGTTTAAAGCGAACCAAAGAAAAAACAGCCCTGCAGATTGTTAGACCAGTAGAGATCGGAGATCTTTACAGCAAAGAGTCTGAGTCCATCATCATTCAGGAACTGAGAGAGGCTGGCATCTTCAATCCGGAAATCACAACAGAGGTTACATTTGACGGACAGGAAGCAATCATAACTGTCAATCTCAAAGACCGCTGGACACTAATCCCCATACCCATTTTTTCTTTCTCCCAGAATGGAGCCTGGAGAGTAGGTGTTCTTGGTATTGAAGGAAACCTTCTGGGGTATAACAAGACACTTGGCCTGGGATTCTTTTACGGGTCTGAAGGATGGTCACTTCTTTCTTTCTACAGTGACAGCATTTTCCTGGGTACTGATATGACTTTTTCATCTTCTGTAAATCTCGGACTGAACGAAACAACAGATGAGAATGTCAACGAGGAAACAATCAGATCCTATCAGAGTGACGAGATCAGACTTGGGGTCTCCCTGGAATACCCCTTTACTGAGGAATTATCCTTTACAACAGGATGGGCTTACGACAGGTCGGTACTGAGAGATGAAAGTGCTGTCGCCACAGGACTGGACAATCTGAATTCAACGGGACTCTCGGGAGTATTGAAATGGAAGGATATCTACTACGATATTCCCTATGAATACGGACTGCTGGCAAGTATCAATTACGGATGGAACTGGGGATTACAGGAGACTGAAAACTATCAGAAAATAATTGGTAAGTTCAAATGGGGTCTCAATCCTGCCTGGAAACATCTTTTCCTGATCACAGCAGACACGGGATTCTCTCAAAATCTGCCTGTACAGTCACAATTCCGTCTAGGAGGAGCTCCGGGCAGCCTGGTCCTTCCCATGGGTAGAATTGCAGCTGAGGAGTATGCAAAAGCATCAGCTGTCTACAATATACCCCTCTGGTATTTTCCAGGAGGAACCCTGTCAATGAAAGCATTCTATGAAGCTGGCTATTATAAATCTGATCTGATCAATCAAACTCTCTTTCATGGTCCCGGGACAGGTATCGAGATATTTATCAATAATCTGGCGATACCTGCCCTTCAGTTTAATATAGCCTGGAACCTGGAAACTGGGAGATATCAGTTTACTGCAGGGGTTGGAATGGGAGGCGGTGCACCGGATTAG
- a CDS encoding methyl-accepting chemotaxis protein, whose translation MTIRTKLLSLVTSFIILFCLIVAVYFMIMAPIEKIRGEQQVLVDLKDSIQIERITMNRMLGQAPYVRLFEDLMGNIESTNEQFERLDSIVLLREFSSDISESIDIILRLNEMKLDRLTSFKKTDVVFRKSIVETYIFINSFSFTKIYSAKRFRDLAGTREDARFNLAMTNFLSQHSIYENVLESSVNVINEQFSFVNREIKEIESRSLLYTFIGIFIALLLVFIASLVFTNQIVRNIKSIEGSIGRLKDGDLREVGKVTSKDDLARLNSNLSIFQNSIKGIIDRIKGVSDENLNIRDLLIKQVEDTTQTSRGISISTEEIKQDVLQLDETSKSSYEAVEVISGRIENLNQSILEQTSMIEESSAAVNEMMASISNVEQVTLRKLGSLETMVSSMDQGNNQLKDTSDTILKINNSIDAIRNMISVIEDISSQTNLLSMNAAIEAAHAGEYGKGFAVVSDEIRKLAEASSQNAREIGTSLNEIIENIREATESSDVTLTTFTKTVSEVEDLFSSMNEISQSMVELKSGGDQILSAMSSLQTMSIEVRQDSESMTEQSQTMIQAVENVQAISGSVNSGVNQVSGGIDTISSAIERIQDMTGTIGSVAERIGDELKFFKTDTLDDYEIDETKDTAEMVVEAPHEKDTHGELEELS comes from the coding sequence ATGACGATAAGAACAAAATTATTATCTCTGGTTACAAGTTTTATTATTCTCTTCTGTTTAATTGTTGCCGTGTACTTTATGATCATGGCTCCCATCGAAAAGATCAGAGGGGAACAGCAAGTTCTGGTGGATCTGAAAGACAGCATTCAGATTGAACGTATAACTATGAACAGGATGCTCGGTCAGGCTCCTTATGTCAGGCTGTTTGAGGACCTGATGGGCAATATTGAATCAACGAATGAGCAGTTTGAGCGCCTGGATTCTATTGTCCTGCTCAGAGAGTTCAGCAGTGACATCTCTGAATCCATTGATATTATTCTAAGACTGAACGAGATGAAGCTTGACCGGCTGACAAGCTTTAAAAAAACAGATGTGGTTTTCAGGAAATCGATTGTTGAAACATATATTTTTATCAATTCGTTCTCTTTTACCAAGATCTACAGTGCAAAGCGCTTTCGTGATCTGGCTGGTACCAGAGAGGATGCCAGGTTTAATCTGGCTATGACCAACTTTCTCTCTCAGCACAGTATTTATGAGAATGTACTGGAGAGTTCGGTCAATGTGATCAATGAGCAGTTCAGTTTTGTGAATAGAGAGATCAAGGAAATTGAAAGCAGGAGTCTTCTGTATACCTTTATCGGGATATTTATAGCTCTGTTGCTTGTTTTTATCGCTTCTCTTGTATTTACCAATCAGATAGTAAGAAATATTAAAAGTATTGAAGGAAGTATAGGTCGTCTTAAAGATGGAGATCTTCGTGAAGTCGGAAAAGTAACCTCAAAGGATGATCTGGCCAGACTCAACTCCAATCTCTCCATTTTTCAGAACTCCATAAAAGGAATTATTGACAGGATTAAGGGTGTTTCCGATGAAAACCTGAATATCCGGGATCTTCTGATTAAGCAGGTTGAAGATACAACCCAAACAAGCCGGGGTATCAGTATCAGCACTGAAGAGATCAAACAGGATGTTCTACAGCTTGATGAAACTTCAAAGTCTTCATACGAAGCTGTTGAAGTTATCTCGGGGAGGATTGAGAATCTGAACCAGAGTATTCTGGAGCAGACTTCCATGATTGAGGAGTCCTCCGCCGCAGTGAATGAGATGATGGCCTCAATATCCAATGTTGAGCAGGTTACACTGAGAAAACTCGGCAGTCTTGAAACAATGGTTTCCTCAATGGACCAGGGAAACAATCAGCTGAAGGATACATCTGATACGATTCTGAAGATCAACAACAGCATTGATGCCATCAGAAACATGATTTCTGTTATTGAAGATATTTCATCCCAGACAAACCTTCTGTCTATGAATGCTGCCATCGAGGCGGCTCATGCAGGGGAATATGGAAAGGGTTTTGCTGTAGTTTCCGACGAGATAAGAAAGCTTGCAGAAGCATCCTCTCAGAATGCCCGTGAAATCGGAACTTCTTTAAATGAAATTATTGAAAATATACGTGAGGCTACTGAGTCCAGTGATGTCACTCTGACAACTTTTACAAAGACTGTTTCTGAAGTTGAAGACCTTTTCAGTTCTATGAATGAGATCAGCCAGAGTATGGTTGAATTGAAGTCCGGTGGAGATCAGATTCTGTCGGCCATGAGTTCTCTGCAGACCATGTCTATCGAAGTCCGTCAGGATTCCGAGAGTATGACAGAGCAGTCCCAGACCATGATTCAGGCTGTGGAAAATGTTCAGGCTATTTCAGGCAGTGTCAATTCCGGAGTAAATCAGGTTTCAGGTGGTATTGATACAATCAGTAGCGCAATAGAAAGGATTCAGGATATGACCGGAACCATCGGTTCTGTAGCCGAGCGTATCGGTGATGAGCTTAAGTTCTTCAAGACTGATACTCTGGATGATTATGAGATTGATGAGACAAAGGATACTGCCGAAATGGTTGTTGAGGCTCCTCATGAGAAAGACACACATGGAGAACTGGAAGAACTGAGCTGA
- a CDS encoding DUF2147 domain-containing protein, translating into MSRKILSILFILSFFAAPLMANSGIMGLWKTVDDETGEVKSIVKVYDYKGKVFGRILVTFEEGKLKDTYIDPTTRAEEVKGEPFFCGLDFIWNMVESGNKYKKGKILDPQKGKVYGSEMWLERGNLIVRGKIGPIGRNQTWLPATARDLPSGVAEPSGLVPVIPQ; encoded by the coding sequence ATGAGCAGGAAAATCTTGAGTATCCTTTTTATTCTGAGCTTTTTTGCAGCACCTCTGATGGCCAATTCAGGCATTATGGGACTGTGGAAAACTGTAGATGATGAAACCGGTGAAGTTAAATCTATTGTTAAGGTATATGATTACAAAGGAAAGGTCTTCGGACGGATTCTGGTTACTTTTGAAGAAGGTAAACTGAAAGACACTTATATTGATCCTACAACCAGAGCGGAAGAAGTAAAGGGTGAGCCTTTTTTCTGTGGTCTGGATTTTATCTGGAATATGGTTGAATCAGGTAATAAATATAAAAAAGGTAAGATCCTTGATCCTCAGAAGGGTAAGGTATATGGCTCCGAAATGTGGCTGGAAAGGGGTAATCTGATTGTCAGAGGGAAAATTGGACCCATTGGACGTAATCAGACCTGGCTTCCTGCAACAGCAAGAGATCTTCCTTCGGGAGTAGCAGAGCCTTCAGGCCTTGTTCCCGTAATTCCTCAATAA
- the ilvC gene encoding ketol-acid reductoisomerase gives MNYFNTLSLRKKLDQLGTCSLISRSEFDGVEKLKGKKVVIIGCGAQGLNQGLNMRDSGLDVSYTLREGAIKEKRQSYINATENGFNVGVYADLIPQADLVLNLTPDKQHSPVVEAVMPLMKKGAALAYSHGFNIIEEGMQIRKDLTVLMVAPKSPGSEVREEYKRGFGVPTLIAVHPENDPQGDGLEIAKAYAAGTGGHKAGVLLSSFTAEVKSDLMGEQTILCGMLQAGSILCFDKMIEKGIDSAYASKLIQYGWETVTEALKHGGITNMMDRLSNPAKIRAFEESEEMKTILRPLFEKHMDDIMSGTFSSSMMKDWAAGDKDLLNWREETGATAFEKTAAGSMEITEQEYFDNGILMVAMVKAGVELAFEVMTESGIKQESAYYESLHELPLIANLISRKKLYEMNKVISDTAEYGCYLFANAAAPMLTEYMKTVETDIIGKGLGAASNQVDNANLIEVNDSVRNHSIEEVGKKLRGFMTEMKSLN, from the coding sequence ATGAATTATTTTAATACACTGTCCCTAAGAAAGAAACTGGATCAGCTGGGAACATGCAGCCTTATATCCCGGTCTGAATTTGATGGAGTTGAAAAACTTAAAGGGAAAAAAGTTGTAATCATAGGTTGCGGTGCCCAGGGTCTTAACCAGGGACTAAACATGAGAGACAGCGGTCTTGATGTATCCTACACTCTCAGAGAGGGAGCCATCAAAGAGAAAAGACAGTCTTATATCAATGCGACAGAAAATGGATTCAACGTCGGTGTTTATGCCGATCTTATCCCCCAGGCTGACCTGGTACTTAACCTTACTCCCGATAAACAGCACAGCCCCGTTGTGGAAGCTGTAATGCCCCTTATGAAGAAAGGTGCAGCCCTGGCTTACTCACATGGATTCAATATCATCGAGGAGGGAATGCAGATCAGAAAGGATCTTACAGTTCTGATGGTTGCTCCCAAGTCTCCCGGTTCAGAAGTAAGGGAAGAATATAAAAGAGGATTCGGAGTACCCACACTGATCGCAGTTCATCCCGAGAATGATCCTCAGGGTGACGGTCTTGAAATTGCAAAAGCCTATGCTGCCGGTACCGGCGGTCATAAAGCGGGTGTTCTTCTATCCTCCTTCACAGCCGAAGTAAAATCAGACCTTATGGGCGAGCAGACAATTCTCTGCGGTATGCTCCAGGCCGGTTCAATCCTATGTTTCGATAAGATGATAGAAAAGGGAATCGATTCAGCCTATGCCTCCAAGCTTATTCAGTATGGATGGGAAACTGTAACCGAAGCTTTAAAACATGGTGGAATCACCAACATGATGGACCGCTTGAGTAATCCTGCAAAAATCAGAGCCTTCGAAGAATCCGAAGAGATGAAAACCATCCTCAGACCTCTGTTTGAAAAACATATGGATGACATCATGAGTGGAACCTTTTCATCATCCATGATGAAAGACTGGGCTGCCGGAGATAAGGACCTCCTGAACTGGAGAGAAGAAACCGGTGCGACAGCCTTTGAAAAGACAGCAGCAGGGAGCATGGAGATTACCGAGCAGGAATACTTTGACAACGGAATCCTCATGGTAGCCATGGTAAAAGCCGGTGTTGAGCTTGCCTTTGAAGTAATGACCGAATCAGGAATTAAACAGGAATCAGCCTACTATGAATCACTTCATGAACTGCCCCTGATTGCCAACCTGATCAGCCGGAAGAAACTCTATGAGATGAATAAAGTAATATCAGACACAGCAGAATACGGCTGCTACCTCTTTGCAAATGCTGCAGCTCCCATGCTGACTGAGTATATGAAAACTGTTGAGACAGATATCATCGGAAAAGGACTGGGTGCAGCATCCAACCAGGTCGACAATGCCAACCTTATCGAAGTAAATGATTCAGTAAGAAATCATTCTATCGAAGAAGTCGGTAAAAAGCTCCGTGGTTTTATGACCGAAATGAAATCATTGAACTAG